The genomic segment ATGCTCCGCTACCACAAAGGTCTTTTTCGATGACCACCACGCTTAATTCCGGCTTAGCCATTTTGAGCGAAATCGCCGTCCATAAGCCGGTATAACCACCACCCACAATGCACACATCAGCCTGTAAATCCTGCCCGAGCGGCACGGCTGGCTGCGAATTTTCTTTAATCAAAGCCTGCTCAAACCACCAGGGGCGAAATTCACTCATTAGAGCCTTCCCAATAGATACAACATCAAACTCAGCGTGTTTTTTGAGGGGAGCTAAGACTTAAACCACAGAAGTCACAGTGTTTCACAGAGGAAAGCGATTTCTAGTGCTTTAAGAGGTTTTCTCTGTGCCCTCGTTTTACTCTGTGGTTCAAGATTTAACTCAAGCCCACAAACATCCACAAACAAAGATCAAGGACGCTCTGATCGAGCCATGCGTGCTTCAATATCGGCCAACACCGGCAGTAAATCGGCGATGCTATCGATCACATAATGCGCCCCCGCCCGTGACAATTTTTCTACCGCCACGGCACGTTTTTTGGCTTGCTCGGCAGTGCTTAAATCGGCCCACTCTGCGGCAGTTAAGCCCACTTCATTACCCGTCACCGATAGCCCTACCGTCCACATACCGGCATTTAAGCCCTCATCAATTCCCACTGCGGTATCGTCCACCTTCACGCAGGCGGCCACATCGCTCACGGCCAGCTCGATCACATTTTGCAATGCCATCCAGGGCCCCGGGCGCGCGCCTGCCTTTAGATCATCGGCCGCCACGATGCAATCCGGCGCATAACCACGCTCGCGGGCAATCGGCAGCAAGGCATTCATCACTTGGCGCGGGTAGCCCGTGCAACTACCAATTTTGATACCCTTGGCACGCAGCGCGGCCATCACATCGAGCGCACCGTTAATTGGCAGGGAATACTGGCCCACCTTGGCAATCTGCAAAGGCATAAACGCCGCGTACAGTGCATCCACATCGGCATCTGTCATGCTGCGATCAAACTTCGCCTGCCAACGTGCGGCCACCGTTGGCAATTGCCCCAAAGCTTTGATATGGTCCCACTTTGCCATCCCCATCGGCACACGCGCCTCAGCAAGGGAAATCTCGATCCCAAAGCCCGCAAAAGCCTCGATCAAAACCTGAGTCGGCGCAAAAGAGCCAAAATCCAGCACGGTGCCAGCCCAGTCAAAAATAACCGCCTGAATCGGGCCAAGATAAGCGCGGGTGTAACGATAATTCATGTTTATTCCTTGATTAATTGTTCTGATGAGTAAGATTCTTCAGTGAGTTTTGATACAGAGCTAAATCTTGAACCACCGAGGGCACAGAGGGTCACAGAGAAAATAAAGTGTCGAATGGTTTTCGCTGTGGCCCTCTGCGTCCTCGTTTTACTCTGTGGTTCAAGGTTTAGCTCACGCAAACTTGCGCTCCTTAATCAGACCACCCCAGCTCCGCCAGCACCTCGGCAATCACCGCAATTGCTTGCTGGATTTCTGCTTGATCAATCGCGCCGATGCAGCCCACGCGGAAGGTTTCTACTTCGGTGAGTTTGCCGGGGTAAAGCAAGAAGCCCCGGGCGCGAACGGCTTGATAAAAGCGCTGAAAATCGTAACCAGGGTGATGCGGCGCAAAAAAGGTATAGATAATCGGCGCTTGCAAATCGGCGGGCAAAAAGGATTGCAGACCGAGCTTTTTCATCCCCGCAAGCAGGGCATCGCCATTGGCCTGATAGCGAGCTAAACGTGCAGGCTGGCCGCCTTCTGCCCAATATTGATCGAGCGCTGCTCTAAACGCCGCCACCACATGGGTTGGCGGGGTGAAGCGCCATTGGCCAGTTTTTTGCATATATTCAAATTGATCGCATAAATCCAGCGATAAGGATGGGCTTTGCCCCTGCACCAAGGCCGATTGCTTCACAATCACGAAACCCATGCCAGGCACGCCTTCCAGGCATTTATTGGCCGAAGAAATCACGGCATCCACCGGCAAACCATCCACCGGCAAAGCGCCAAATGCCGACATCGAATCCAAAATCAAGGCTCGCCCAGCGGCCTGCACCACGGCGGCCACTTCTGCCACGGGATTGAGTAAACCTGTCGCCGTTTCACAATGAATCATGCCCACATGCGATATGGCCGGATTGGCTGCCAGCGCCTCAGCAACGGCAGCAGCGCTGACTGGCGTGCCATCGCTGACCGCCAGCACGCTGACCTTACGCCCCATTACGGTAGCGATCTTGGCCATTCTTTGCCCATAAGCACCGTTCACCAACACCAGGATTTCACGATCTTTGGGCACCAAGCTGCCAATGGCGGCCTCCACTGCAAACGTGCCAGATCCTTGTAAAGGCACGCAAACATAGCCATCCCCTAGGTTGGCGATGCGCAGCAAATCGGCGCACACACTGGCTGTCAGCGCATTAAATTTAGCATCCCAAGAGCCCCAATCGACCAGCATGGCGGCTTTAGTTGCCAGCGAGGTGGTCAAAGGACCGGGTGTGAGTAAAATCGGTTCACGCATGATGACTCCAATCGTCTAGATGAATTTTTTGATACAAAAAAATGGCCGAGGCCTGGATATATAAATTTTGCAGAGTGGACAACGACACTTCAGCTCACCTTGATAGAGCGTTAAACCTTGAACCACAGAGTAAAACGAGTACGCAGAGCACACAGAGAAAACCATCAAATTCTTCGGTTCCTCTGTGGAACTCTGTGCTCTTAGTGTTCTCTGTGGTTCAAGATTTAGCTCCCTTAACTTTAAACAGAAGCATCGTTATAACTAAGAAACACTTTATCGCACCAAGCTACCTTCTCCACGCTTGCGAGCGTTTGCCCAATAGCGCCGAGGCAATAGCGAATAACAGACACACCAAGGCCGATGTCATCACAATCAGGGTAGCCATTGCTGCTGCAGCGGCGGTGTCGCCTGCGTCGTCCATATTCAGCACGGCCAGGGAAGAGAGCACGGTGTCTGGCGTGTAGAGGAAAATCACAGCAGAGACAGTGGTCATGGCAGAAACAAAATAATAGCGGGCGATATCTAAAATAGCGGGCAGGCAAACCGGTACGGTGACGCGGCTAAAGGTGGTCCAGAACGGCACTTTCAGCGAGGCGGCGACGGCTTCAAATTCTGCGTCCATCTGCTTAAGCGCAGTGGTGGCGGTGAGATGCGCCGTGGTATAGAAATGCGTCACGGTGCAGAGCACCAAAATACCCATCGTGCCGTAAAGGCTGTGCATCGGGTTATGCGGGTGATTAAAAAAGAACACATAACCCAAGCCCAATACCAAGCCCGGCACGGCCATTGGCAACATCGCTAATACGCGCAAAATGGCTTGGGCCAGCGGCGCTACTTTTAGCTTTTCATTTAAATAAGCACCGATAAATACCAACAACACGCCGCAGATCGCCGTCCAGAATGCGAGCTTTAAGCTATTAAAATAAGCCAGCCAACCACCGCCATCCATTTGCTCAAAATCAAAATGCGCCAGTGTCAGGCTTAAGTTATACGGCCAGAGCGTGATTAAAGACGCCGCTACGGCCACGCCCAGCATCACGATCAACCACAGGGAAATTGTGCTGCAACACAGAAAAGCGGCGGCATCTCTGAGCGAAGAAGGCTTTGCCACTAAAGGCTGGGCACGCGCGGTAAGCAGGGCTTTTTGCTTTTTTTGCACAAAGTAATCAACCACAAAAGACAGCAAAGCCGGGAAGAGCAGCAAAAGACCAATCACCGCGCCCTTAGGGAAATTCTGCTGGCCGATCACCTGCTTATACGCCTCAACCGCCAGCACATTAAACTGCCCGCCAATCAGCTTTGGCACGCCAAAATCGGTCATCACCAGCGTAAACACCACAAATGCCGCCGAGATCAGGCCATAACGCACTGCTGGCAAAGTGACGGTGAACCATTGCCGCACTCGCCCAGCCCCCAGCGCGGTGGCTGCCTCATACAGCCGCGCATCGGCAATCGCCAGCGCGGTGAGCAAAATCATCAGGGCATGTGGAAAGGTATAAAACACCTCGCCCAGTACAATACCCAGCGGGCCATAAATGCTGACGCCCAGCGGCAGCCAGCTTTTGATCAGGCCTTGATTGCCAAATAAATAAACCAGCGAAATGCCGGGTAAAAGGGACGGCGCGAGGAGCGGAATCAAAGCCAGATAGCGAAACACCGCCTTGCCCGGCATGGCGCTACGACTCAGCGCTGCGGCAAAGACATAGGCCAGCGGCAGCACAATCGTCGTAGTCAACGCCGACACCCACAGGCTATTGCCCACCGCAGACCAAAAGCCTGCCACATTGGTGATTTCAATAAAATTACTTAAGCCGGTGAATTCGCCGCTTTGTGCGAGTAAAGACTTACCCAGAATCGCCAGCAGCGGCCCCGCCACGCCAATCAGCAAAAATGCCGCAATCAGATAGCTGATGCTGCCCGCCATTCTTTCCCGAATATCGAGCTTTAAAGTAAGGGCTGTGCTCATTCTGCATCCTTGCTACAAAAAACCCGCAGCTGATCGTGCGGCAAGGAAACCGGGATACGCTGTGCTAAAGAAGGCTGATAGAGGGCAAGCTGATCACGACTGAGATCGACCATTAAATCGCTGTTCCACACCGGCACATGCAGGCTGATACGGTAAAAGCTGCCTAATAGTTCAATCTTGCTGACATCAGCCAGCGCAGTGTTGGGCTCTCTCAAGAGTGCGGCATCCCAAGTGGCATGCAGGCGCACCGCCTCAGGGCGGATAAAGAGTTCCACCTCCTGCCCCGGTGGTAATGGCGGCAGATGCAGGG from the Iodobacter fluviatilis genome contains:
- the phnX gene encoding phosphonoacetaldehyde hydrolase; amino-acid sequence: MNYRYTRAYLGPIQAVIFDWAGTVLDFGSFAPTQVLIEAFAGFGIEISLAEARVPMGMAKWDHIKALGQLPTVAARWQAKFDRSMTDADVDALYAAFMPLQIAKVGQYSLPINGALDVMAALRAKGIKIGSCTGYPRQVMNALLPIARERGYAPDCIVAADDLKAGARPGPWMALQNVIELAVSDVAACVKVDDTAVGIDEGLNAGMWTVGLSVTGNEVGLTAAEWADLSTAEQAKKRAVAVEKLSRAGAHYVIDSIADLLPVLADIEARMARSERP
- a CDS encoding putative 2-aminoethylphosphonate ABC transporter permease subunit; translation: MSTALTLKLDIRERMAGSISYLIAAFLLIGVAGPLLAILGKSLLAQSGEFTGLSNFIEITNVAGFWSAVGNSLWVSALTTTIVLPLAYVFAAALSRSAMPGKAVFRYLALIPLLAPSLLPGISLVYLFGNQGLIKSWLPLGVSIYGPLGIVLGEVFYTFPHALMILLTALAIADARLYEAATALGAGRVRQWFTVTLPAVRYGLISAAFVVFTLVMTDFGVPKLIGGQFNVLAVEAYKQVIGQQNFPKGAVIGLLLLFPALLSFVVDYFVQKKQKALLTARAQPLVAKPSSLRDAAAFLCCSTISLWLIVMLGVAVAASLITLWPYNLSLTLAHFDFEQMDGGGWLAYFNSLKLAFWTAICGVLLVFIGAYLNEKLKVAPLAQAILRVLAMLPMAVPGLVLGLGYVFFFNHPHNPMHSLYGTMGILVLCTVTHFYTTAHLTATTALKQMDAEFEAVAASLKVPFWTTFSRVTVPVCLPAILDIARYYFVSAMTTVSAVIFLYTPDTVLSSLAVLNMDDAGDTAAAAAMATLIVMTSALVCLLFAIASALLGKRSQAWRR
- a CDS encoding 2-aminoethylphosphonate--pyruvate transaminase codes for the protein MREPILLTPGPLTTSLATKAAMLVDWGSWDAKFNALTASVCADLLRIANLGDGYVCVPLQGSGTFAVEAAIGSLVPKDREILVLVNGAYGQRMAKIATVMGRKVSVLAVSDGTPVSAAAVAEALAANPAISHVGMIHCETATGLLNPVAEVAAVVQAAGRALILDSMSAFGALPVDGLPVDAVISSANKCLEGVPGMGFVIVKQSALVQGQSPSLSLDLCDQFEYMQKTGQWRFTPPTHVVAAFRAALDQYWAEGGQPARLARYQANGDALLAGMKKLGLQSFLPADLQAPIIYTFFAPHHPGYDFQRFYQAVRARGFLLYPGKLTEVETFRVGCIGAIDQAEIQQAIAVIAEVLAELGWSD